In one Natronosalvus amylolyticus genomic region, the following are encoded:
- a CDS encoding DICT sensory domain-containing protein: MSFQRVFEWVRQTERTLEVHTRDEARIADLETTFATYNVTVSARETPPQVDDEFVLVRDSTGSVQGVVGCETLEAILSPTETHLQFSPTVTRDEMAVFDFLENTLFRSSSRRQLLAITRELEERAWRTNEGNLYVGFQRSGALEAQRELYERFEKDREVAVNLYIRDDWHGNDSFEVNTVVADEIATNWFVIFDGGPGGEQRGALVARERSPAEYDGFWTHDRVVLETLIDTLESLESVVPEERD, encoded by the coding sequence ATGTCCTTTCAGCGTGTTTTTGAGTGGGTTCGCCAGACCGAACGGACCCTCGAGGTACACACCCGTGACGAGGCCCGCATTGCCGACCTCGAGACAACCTTTGCAACGTACAACGTGACGGTGTCTGCGCGGGAGACACCACCGCAGGTCGACGACGAATTCGTCCTCGTTCGGGATTCGACTGGATCGGTGCAGGGAGTAGTCGGATGTGAGACGCTCGAGGCGATTCTTTCGCCCACCGAGACACACCTCCAGTTTTCGCCGACGGTAACGCGCGATGAGATGGCGGTCTTCGATTTTTTAGAGAACACGCTGTTTCGCTCGTCCAGCCGTCGCCAGTTGCTCGCGATCACCCGCGAACTCGAGGAACGAGCCTGGCGGACGAACGAAGGGAACCTGTACGTCGGGTTCCAGCGATCCGGTGCGCTCGAAGCCCAGCGTGAACTGTACGAACGGTTCGAAAAAGATCGTGAGGTAGCAGTTAACCTGTACATTCGAGACGATTGGCACGGGAACGACTCGTTCGAGGTGAATACAGTCGTAGCGGACGAAATCGCTACGAACTGGTTCGTCATTTTCGATGGCGGACCCGGTGGCGAGCAGCGAGGGGCGCTGGTCGCGAGAGAGCGTTCACCAGCCGAGTACGATGGGTTCTGGACACACGACCGAGTCGTGCTCGAGACGCTGATCGATACCCTCGAATCACTGGAAAGTGTTGTGCCCGAAGAGCGAGATTGA
- a CDS encoding DUF5804 family protein, with the protein MTRVCFVGSPDVNLQYELLSRETSREALATYDLRRPFENSLEVRTISLGAAISLCNDLQWYLVRFVDTVLIQEPSVSDDEWLSRSLARALRDGHLEPADTGTYLQVYGLERPDPTSDKVDATGADTADASSDDQPTDDTDTPTANKSGGGRQAQTVQQESQQAESTETATDSQTAPRLVEPLYVKRVDGDVPEYDLRPVDETLVVRLTEDEFSP; encoded by the coding sequence GTGACGCGCGTCTGCTTCGTTGGCTCGCCCGACGTCAACCTCCAGTACGAACTGCTCTCCCGAGAAACGTCTCGAGAGGCGCTTGCCACGTACGACCTTCGCCGGCCGTTCGAGAACAGCCTCGAGGTGCGGACTATCAGCCTCGGTGCGGCGATTTCGCTGTGTAACGATCTGCAGTGGTATCTCGTTCGGTTCGTCGACACCGTTCTGATCCAGGAGCCAAGCGTGAGCGACGACGAGTGGTTGTCTCGCTCGCTCGCCAGAGCGCTCCGTGACGGTCACCTCGAGCCAGCCGACACCGGCACGTATCTCCAGGTATACGGTCTCGAGCGTCCTGATCCGACCTCCGACAAAGTAGACGCCACAGGTGCTGACACAGCAGACGCCTCGAGTGACGACCAACCGACGGACGACACCGATACACCCACCGCCAATAAATCGGGCGGGGGAAGACAGGCGCAGACGGTACAACAAGAATCACAGCAAGCTGAATCGACGGAGACGGCAACCGATTCACAGACAGCACCCCGACTGGTCGAACCGCTGTACGTCAAACGGGTCGACGGCGACGTCCCGGAATACGACCTCAGGCCAGTCGACGAGACGCTGGTCGTCCGTCTCACCGAGGACGAGTTTTCACCATGA
- a CDS encoding alpha/beta fold hydrolase — protein MRSRVGGTGRVTVDDCRLAYRRAGTDGSPIVLLHGGGIDDSQLSWHETIPRLARTHQVYAIDWPGYGDSRGHIDHTIPAYVDLLESVFDALDLEEATLVGLSMGGATALGYALEQPDRVAKLALVGSYGLGPRVPVGSVWKTLAMIPGMNDLGWAALGSTRESALLGLSSVVATPSSLSDEFLEDFRTRAKRAGSGQAFEAFQRNEISIRGTARTDFTGELSTLEAPTLLVHGEEDPLFPVAWSRRAASTIPEAELAVFDNCGHWVPIEEPVQFNDRLGTFLESGC, from the coding sequence ATGAGGTCTCGCGTCGGTGGCACCGGCCGGGTTACCGTCGATGACTGCCGGCTCGCGTATCGCCGCGCCGGAACTGACGGCTCGCCTATCGTGTTACTTCACGGTGGTGGCATCGACGATTCACAGCTCTCCTGGCACGAAACGATCCCCCGTCTCGCCAGAACCCACCAGGTCTATGCCATTGACTGGCCCGGATATGGCGACAGCCGTGGTCACATCGACCACACCATCCCGGCGTACGTCGACCTCCTCGAGTCCGTTTTCGACGCGCTCGATCTCGAGGAAGCGACACTGGTCGGTCTCTCGATGGGAGGTGCTACCGCGTTGGGATATGCGCTCGAGCAACCCGATCGGGTTGCCAAACTGGCGCTCGTCGGGAGTTACGGACTTGGACCGAGAGTGCCGGTCGGCTCCGTCTGGAAGACACTCGCGATGATTCCCGGCATGAACGACCTTGGCTGGGCCGCACTCGGCAGTACGCGAGAGAGCGCGTTACTAGGGCTCAGTTCGGTGGTTGCGACCCCATCGAGCCTTTCGGACGAGTTCCTCGAGGACTTTCGTACCCGTGCAAAACGTGCGGGATCGGGGCAGGCATTCGAAGCGTTTCAGCGCAACGAAATCAGCATCAGGGGAACGGCCAGAACCGATTTCACAGGTGAGCTGTCGACGCTCGAGGCCCCAACACTTCTCGTTCACGGCGAGGAAGACCCACTATTTCCGGTCGCGTGGTCCAGGCGAGCAGCCAGCACGATACCAGAGGCAGAGCTCGCCGTATTCGACAACTGTGGCCACTGGGTTCCAATAGAAGAGCCCGTGCAGTTCAACGACCGCCTCGGTACGTTCCTCGAGTCTGGCTGTTGA
- a CDS encoding PLP-dependent cysteine synthase family protein — protein sequence MKASILDTIGSPLVRMESPEGATVAAKIESFNPGGSAKDRPALAMVREAERDGRLEPGQRIVEPTSGNTGIGLALVAAARGYDLTIVMPASKSKERRQIMAAYGADLELVDGNMETARERADELEAEGAVQLGQFDNPANPEAHYRTTGEEIVEQVGDRSIDTFVAGVGTGGTLSGIGRRLREEFPDIDIVAVEPERNPVLSTGESGADEFQGMGPGFVSDNLDVELIDRVETVALEDAETECRRLARGEGVLVGQSSGATSLVAQAEATRIADPGQPCPEIPGVFDGEDSAVTSTDGGNTEEDCPLVVTVFWDSGERYLSTGLFDEP from the coding sequence ATGAAAGCGAGCATTCTGGACACTATCGGCTCGCCACTGGTCCGGATGGAATCGCCCGAAGGGGCGACTGTCGCGGCCAAGATCGAGTCGTTCAACCCCGGCGGCTCCGCGAAGGATCGCCCGGCGCTGGCGATGGTCCGGGAGGCCGAACGCGACGGCCGCCTCGAGCCGGGCCAGCGGATCGTCGAACCGACGAGCGGAAATACGGGCATCGGACTGGCGCTCGTTGCCGCGGCGCGTGGCTACGACCTGACGATCGTGATGCCGGCGTCGAAGTCGAAAGAGCGACGCCAGATCATGGCCGCTTACGGAGCCGACCTCGAACTCGTCGACGGGAATATGGAAACCGCACGTGAACGGGCTGACGAACTCGAGGCCGAGGGAGCCGTCCAGCTCGGACAGTTCGACAATCCGGCGAATCCGGAGGCCCATTATCGAACTACGGGCGAGGAAATCGTCGAACAGGTCGGCGACCGCTCGATCGACACGTTTGTCGCAGGCGTCGGAACCGGTGGAACCCTTTCGGGAATCGGTCGACGACTGCGCGAGGAGTTTCCGGACATCGACATCGTGGCCGTCGAGCCGGAACGGAATCCGGTCCTCTCGACGGGCGAATCCGGAGCCGACGAGTTCCAGGGGATGGGTCCTGGCTTCGTTAGTGATAACCTCGACGTCGAGTTGATCGACCGCGTCGAAACAGTCGCGCTCGAGGACGCCGAAACGGAGTGTCGTCGATTGGCACGGGGGGAAGGGGTGTTAGTCGGCCAGTCGAGCGGGGCCACGAGCCTGGTCGCCCAGGCGGAAGCCACCCGCATCGCCGACCCGGGACAGCCCTGTCCGGAAATCCCGGGCGTGTTCGACGGCGAGGACTCGGCGGTGACGAGCACCGATGGGGGCAACACTGAGGAAGATTGTCCGCTGGTCGTCACCGTCTTCTGGGACAGCGGCGAACGATACCTCTCGACGGGGCTGTTTGACGAACCCTGA
- a CDS encoding DUF7344 domain-containing protein, which translates to MENGAADEGSARPISQQRLATLEREVSLDEITMALADVRVRYTLYYVDEEGTTTLDALTDFLTGIGASKSRSVHTSTDWEHIRTSLHHDVLPRLESLGFVVYEGETETVIATGWPPSVTRALQVADTAFFESAPE; encoded by the coding sequence ATGGAGAATGGTGCCGCCGACGAGGGATCGGCACGGCCGATTTCACAGCAGCGACTGGCCACACTCGAGCGTGAGGTCTCCCTCGATGAAATAACGATGGCACTCGCCGACGTCCGCGTTCGGTACACGCTCTACTATGTGGACGAAGAAGGCACGACCACGCTCGATGCGCTGACTGACTTTTTGACGGGGATCGGCGCGTCGAAGTCACGATCGGTGCACACGTCGACAGATTGGGAACACATCCGAACGAGCCTCCACCACGACGTCCTCCCGCGACTCGAGTCTCTCGGTTTCGTCGTATACGAGGGCGAAACGGAGACGGTTATCGCGACTGGGTGGCCACCTTCGGTCACACGTGCCTTGCAAGTCGCGGATACCGCGTTTTTCGAAAGCGCTCCAGAGTAA
- a CDS encoding tRNA sulfurtransferase, whose translation MHPPGAQTVLVRHGDLNTKSNVVKRQMVDLLVENLEAVLEDRSVPGTVESAWNRPLIHTSEADVLEVAQTAADVFGIVSTSPALTVETDLDTICDALATTALETYTEGTFAVDARRADKRHPYTSEDVARAGGTAIWEAVEGEFEPSVDLEEPDYTFSVEIREEAAYIYTDSIQGPGGLPLRSQAPMVALISGGIDSPVAAYELMRRGSPVIPVYVGLGDYGGPDHEARALETVRTLATYAPNTDMSVYRVPGGETMRLLAEAMEEGRMLSMRRFLYRVAEHIAGTVGAHGIVTGEAIGQKSSQTAQNIGVTSRATRLPIHRPLLTRDKQDIVSQARAIGTFDDSTINAGCNRIAPERAETNANLERLLEFEPDDLFERAKTAAAEATIIEV comes from the coding sequence ATGCACCCACCCGGCGCGCAGACCGTCCTCGTTCGCCACGGGGACCTCAACACCAAGAGCAACGTCGTCAAGCGCCAGATGGTGGACCTCCTGGTCGAGAACCTCGAAGCAGTTCTCGAAGACCGGTCCGTACCGGGAACGGTCGAGTCGGCCTGGAACCGGCCGTTGATTCACACGTCCGAAGCGGACGTCCTCGAGGTGGCCCAAACCGCCGCAGACGTCTTTGGCATCGTCTCGACCAGTCCTGCGCTGACCGTCGAAACCGACCTCGACACGATCTGTGACGCTCTCGCAACGACTGCCCTGGAAACGTACACCGAAGGGACGTTCGCCGTCGATGCGCGTCGGGCGGACAAACGACACCCCTACACGAGCGAGGACGTGGCGAGAGCTGGTGGGACCGCAATCTGGGAGGCCGTCGAAGGCGAGTTCGAACCGAGCGTCGACCTCGAGGAGCCGGATTACACGTTCAGCGTCGAGATTCGCGAAGAAGCTGCCTACATCTACACCGACAGTATCCAGGGCCCCGGGGGACTCCCCCTTCGATCGCAAGCACCGATGGTCGCGTTGATCAGCGGCGGTATCGACTCGCCCGTCGCGGCCTACGAACTCATGCGTCGAGGATCGCCCGTGATACCAGTCTACGTCGGCCTCGGCGACTACGGCGGCCCGGACCACGAGGCACGGGCTCTCGAGACAGTACGAACGCTCGCAACCTATGCTCCAAACACGGATATGAGCGTGTACCGCGTCCCGGGAGGCGAGACGATGCGGCTACTCGCCGAAGCGATGGAAGAAGGCCGTATGCTGTCGATGCGTCGGTTCCTATATCGCGTCGCCGAGCACATCGCCGGCACCGTCGGTGCACACGGCATCGTCACCGGCGAGGCCATCGGTCAGAAATCGAGTCAGACCGCCCAGAACATCGGCGTTACGAGTCGGGCAACCCGTCTACCGATTCATCGGCCGCTGCTAACGCGAGACAAACAGGACATCGTCTCCCAGGCTCGAGCTATTGGCACGTTCGACGACTCGACGATTAACGCGGGCTGTAACCGCATCGCACCGGAACGAGCGGAGACCAACGCGAACCTCGAGCGACTGCTCGAGTTCGAACCCGACGACCTGTTCGAACGGGCGAAAACGGCGGCTGCAGAAGCGACGATTATCGAAGTGTAG
- the lwrS gene encoding LWR-salt protein, with product MDVSDSSKGGARYKLRVRFRIEPAQPEVSVAPDEFETTLYRAADPPGADGWLFFRDHLWRGNLGDETYFREVAADALGVPVVSISFSELETNQAYLDALRDAIGDQLGTFKADTVDEALKKYFGSSIHVVDFDDRGGR from the coding sequence ATGGACGTCAGCGACTCGTCGAAAGGAGGCGCTCGCTACAAACTCCGGGTCCGGTTCCGCATTGAACCCGCACAGCCGGAGGTGTCGGTTGCCCCAGACGAATTCGAGACAACGCTGTATCGGGCGGCTGACCCACCGGGAGCGGACGGTTGGCTCTTTTTCCGCGATCATCTCTGGCGCGGAAACCTCGGTGACGAGACGTACTTTCGAGAGGTTGCAGCGGACGCACTTGGGGTGCCAGTGGTCTCGATATCGTTCAGTGAACTCGAGACGAACCAGGCATATCTAGACGCGTTGCGAGATGCGATTGGGGACCAACTCGGAACGTTCAAAGCGGATACGGTCGATGAGGCGCTAAAAAAGTACTTCGGGAGCTCTATCCACGTCGTTGATTTTGACGACCGTGGTGGGCGGTAG
- a CDS encoding PQQ-dependent sugar dehydrogenase, with the protein MPPRTSAERNSTSRFPDRRTVLSSTATGGFLALAGCLGLLENGAEVEETAPETSEQVDFDVEIVADDLAYPWGIAFSDDGSTILVTEREGTLSLVDRDTGDHRSVDGTPDVYASGQGGLLDVTFHPAYPDETWVYLTYAASDDDGASATHLGRGRLEESDPALESFEQLFVVEPFVDSTAHFGSRVVFGDDGMVYLTSGDRGFKDFGPDHVSQETTNAIGTTLRLEPDGTVPDDNPFVEDEDVLDAIYSYGHRNAQGMVVHPETGDIWQSEHGEEDGDEINVIEAGGNYGWPIAHTGCEYNTDEPVGADPRELDDVVDPVYFWECGTGGFPPAGMTIYDGEAFPDWHGDLFVGNLAGQYMGRFTLEGTVVEGVEALLEGRGWRVRDVEVEPGTGYLYVAVDDETGPLVRLVPQE; encoded by the coding sequence ATGCCACCCCGCACATCAGCTGAACGCAACTCCACGAGTCGGTTCCCGGATCGTCGTACCGTTCTCTCGAGTACCGCCACCGGAGGATTCCTCGCACTCGCTGGCTGTCTCGGGCTGCTGGAGAACGGTGCCGAAGTCGAGGAGACGGCTCCCGAAACGAGTGAGCAAGTCGATTTCGATGTCGAGATAGTCGCCGACGATCTGGCGTATCCCTGGGGAATTGCTTTTTCTGACGACGGTTCGACGATACTGGTCACTGAACGCGAAGGAACACTCTCCCTCGTCGACCGCGATACCGGCGATCACCGATCGGTTGACGGGACGCCAGACGTCTACGCAAGCGGTCAGGGCGGACTCCTCGATGTCACGTTTCACCCGGCGTATCCCGACGAAACGTGGGTGTATCTCACCTACGCCGCCAGCGATGACGACGGCGCGTCAGCCACACATCTCGGCCGTGGCCGCCTTGAGGAATCCGACCCCGCTCTCGAGTCGTTCGAACAGCTCTTCGTCGTCGAGCCGTTCGTCGACAGCACCGCCCACTTCGGCTCGCGCGTCGTCTTCGGCGACGATGGGATGGTGTATCTGACGAGTGGTGATCGCGGGTTCAAAGACTTCGGCCCTGACCACGTCTCACAGGAGACGACGAACGCCATCGGGACGACCCTTCGACTCGAGCCGGACGGCACGGTCCCGGACGACAACCCGTTCGTCGAAGACGAGGACGTCCTCGACGCAATTTACAGCTACGGTCATCGAAACGCACAGGGGATGGTCGTCCACCCAGAGACTGGCGACATCTGGCAGAGCGAACACGGCGAAGAAGACGGTGATGAAATCAACGTTATCGAAGCGGGTGGCAATTATGGATGGCCCATCGCACACACCGGCTGTGAATACAACACTGATGAGCCGGTCGGGGCGGATCCAAGAGAGTTGGACGACGTCGTCGACCCGGTCTATTTCTGGGAGTGTGGTACCGGTGGGTTCCCCCCGGCCGGTATGACCATCTACGATGGCGAGGCGTTTCCGGACTGGCACGGGGACCTGTTCGTTGGTAATCTGGCCGGCCAGTACATGGGCCGGTTCACGCTCGAGGGAACCGTCGTCGAAGGCGTCGAAGCGCTGCTCGAAGGCCGGGGCTGGCGAGTCCGTGACGTCGAAGTAGAGCCCGGAACCGGGTATCTGTACGTGGCTGTCGACGACGAAACTGGACCACTCGTTCGCCTCGTCCCGCAGGAGTGA
- a CDS encoding TlpA family protein disulfide reductase, whose product MTLETMRPNPTWDSASYQDTVDVLAAHRDELTYLVWGGDWCKDCRALLPDFGAALEAAEVPNERIEEIAVDTDKQGPKVDAYDIEYIPTIIVENDDGEEVARFVESEQLPPAVYLGEAVQQAFETH is encoded by the coding sequence ATGACACTCGAGACGATGCGACCCAACCCGACCTGGGATAGTGCCTCCTACCAAGATACCGTCGACGTACTCGCGGCCCATCGCGACGAGCTAACCTATCTCGTCTGGGGTGGTGACTGGTGTAAGGACTGCCGAGCGCTGCTGCCGGATTTCGGCGCTGCACTCGAGGCCGCCGAGGTTCCGAACGAGCGAATCGAAGAGATTGCCGTGGATACCGATAAACAGGGCCCAAAAGTCGATGCGTACGACATCGAATACATTCCGACGATCATCGTCGAGAACGATGACGGCGAGGAAGTCGCTCGCTTCGTCGAAAGTGAACAGCTCCCGCCTGCGGTCTATCTTGGGGAAGCGGTCCAACAGGCCTTCGAGACGCACTGA
- a CDS encoding thioredoxin domain-containing protein translates to MSDSTQRNRLDEEASPYLRQHADNPVNWQPWDDSALEEARERDVPIFLSIGYSACHWCHVMEDESFADEAVAERLNEDFVPIKVDREERPDVDSIYMTVCQLVTGRGGWPLSAWLTPDGRPFYVGTYFPKEPKRGMPGFLELLDNIANSWEEDRQEMENRADQWTAAAKDQLENTPDAPQSLESGLLESAAKTALRGVDDQHGGWGSDGPKFPQPARIHLLLRAADRTGRQATLEAATKTLDAMATGGLYDHVGDGFHRYCVDRDWTVPHFEKMLYDNAELTRAYLAGYQLTGDATYADVARRTLEFVERELTHDAGGFFSTLDAQSETPDGDHEEGAFYVWTPDQIEAALEDVELEEADNDAPSSEFDTETLASLVCDRYGITSSGNFEGKTVLNVTQPVDDLADAYDCSSEAVERALEVARTRLRAVREERPRPRRDEKVLAGWNGLMISAFAEGAIVLEEDHYAEMAVDALEFVRTRLWDESNGCLRRRYKDDSTDAIGGAEIDGYLEDYAFLARGALNCYEATGDVEHLAFALDLAREIEDEFWDDAEETLYFTPESGESLVTRPQEFSDSSTPSSMGVATDVLLALDHVATEPFGDIAEAVIETHGGRLRASPVEYTSLCLAADRLETGSLELTVAADSVPSAWRATIGETYLPDRLLSRRPATDDGLDSWLETLNLESAPPLWAGREARDGEPTVYACRNRACSPPTHDVDEALEWFVGNA, encoded by the coding sequence GTGAGCGATTCAACCCAACGCAACCGACTGGACGAGGAGGCAAGTCCCTACCTGCGCCAGCACGCTGATAATCCCGTCAACTGGCAACCTTGGGACGACAGTGCGCTCGAGGAAGCCCGGGAGCGGGACGTGCCGATCTTTCTGTCGATCGGCTACTCGGCGTGTCACTGGTGTCACGTCATGGAAGACGAGAGTTTCGCCGACGAAGCGGTTGCCGAACGACTCAACGAGGACTTCGTCCCGATAAAAGTCGACCGCGAGGAACGTCCGGACGTCGATAGCATCTATATGACCGTCTGTCAGCTAGTGACAGGTCGGGGCGGCTGGCCGCTCTCAGCCTGGCTCACGCCAGATGGGCGGCCATTCTACGTCGGGACCTACTTTCCGAAGGAACCGAAGCGTGGAATGCCCGGATTTCTCGAGTTACTCGACAACATTGCTAACTCCTGGGAAGAGGACCGCCAGGAGATGGAAAACCGGGCAGATCAGTGGACTGCGGCGGCAAAAGATCAACTCGAAAATACGCCGGACGCCCCGCAGTCCCTCGAGAGCGGCCTGCTCGAGTCGGCGGCCAAAACTGCGCTCCGAGGCGTCGATGATCAACACGGCGGCTGGGGATCGGACGGACCGAAGTTCCCACAGCCAGCCCGGATTCACCTGTTGTTACGGGCTGCAGATCGCACTGGACGCCAGGCGACCCTCGAGGCGGCGACGAAGACGCTCGATGCGATGGCTACCGGTGGACTCTACGACCACGTCGGCGACGGCTTCCATCGTTACTGCGTCGACCGCGACTGGACGGTCCCACACTTCGAGAAGATGCTGTACGACAACGCGGAATTGACTCGCGCGTATCTGGCCGGGTACCAACTCACCGGAGACGCCACGTACGCCGACGTCGCCCGCCGAACGCTCGAGTTCGTCGAACGCGAACTCACCCACGATGCCGGCGGCTTTTTCAGTACGCTCGATGCCCAGAGCGAGACGCCGGATGGCGACCACGAAGAGGGAGCGTTCTACGTCTGGACGCCCGACCAGATCGAGGCAGCCCTCGAGGACGTGGAACTCGAGGAAGCGGACAACGACGCGCCATCGAGCGAGTTCGACACCGAGACGCTCGCGTCGCTCGTTTGTGACCGCTACGGCATCACGTCGAGCGGTAATTTCGAGGGGAAGACTGTCTTGAACGTCACGCAGCCGGTCGACGACCTTGCCGACGCTTACGACTGTTCGAGCGAGGCCGTAGAAAGAGCCCTCGAGGTTGCCCGAACCCGGCTCCGAGCGGTTCGAGAGGAGCGCCCACGTCCACGTCGCGACGAGAAGGTCCTCGCGGGCTGGAACGGGCTGATGATCAGCGCGTTTGCGGAGGGTGCAATTGTCCTGGAGGAAGACCACTATGCCGAAATGGCTGTGGACGCCCTCGAGTTCGTCCGTACCCGTCTGTGGGATGAATCGAACGGATGCTTACGGCGTCGCTACAAAGACGATAGTACCGATGCCATCGGTGGTGCGGAAATCGACGGCTACCTCGAAGATTACGCCTTCCTCGCCCGTGGAGCGCTCAACTGCTACGAAGCCACCGGCGACGTGGAGCACCTGGCGTTCGCCCTCGATCTTGCCCGCGAGATCGAGGACGAATTCTGGGACGACGCCGAGGAGACGCTGTATTTCACCCCCGAGAGCGGCGAATCCCTGGTCACGCGTCCCCAGGAGTTCAGCGATTCGTCCACGCCTTCCTCTATGGGGGTAGCCACAGACGTCTTGCTCGCGCTCGATCATGTCGCGACGGAACCTTTCGGCGACATCGCCGAGGCCGTCATCGAAACCCACGGTGGCCGGCTCAGAGCGAGTCCCGTCGAATACACGAGCCTCTGTCTCGCCGCGGACAGACTCGAGACTGGCTCACTCGAGCTAACGGTCGCAGCCGACTCCGTACCCTCGGCGTGGCGGGCAACGATCGGGGAAACGTATCTTCCAGATCGTTTGTTGAGCCGCCGACCAGCGACCGACGACGGCCTCGATTCCTGGCTCGAGACACTGAACCTCGAGTCCGCTCCACCGCTGTGGGCCGGTCGTGAAGCCCGAGATGGGGAGCCGACCGTCTACGCGTGTCGAAATCGGGCCTGCTCACCGCCGACCCACGACGTCGACGAGGCGCTCGAGTGGTTCGTCGGGAATGCATAG